Below is a window of Candidozyma auris chromosome 3, complete sequence DNA.
TTCAGCGCCGTTGCCGGGGCTTGGGCAGTGTTCCTTTTTTGCAATGGCCAAGGACCCAGAAGCAActgaaatggctgcgaaaaaaacCAATCTGCGCTTGCTACCCTACACCTACATGGTCTACACTTTCACTCTCTAAAGTATCCTATTCCCGTATCCATGGGCTCCACACGGCAGCTATGTATGTATTAGCCGGTGGGCCCGAATGCAATAATTCGTCGTATCGTCAATAATGCTTGTAGTAACCCATACGGGCACCCATGGGAGCTTGACCAAACCAATTTTGGCCAACGCCGATGCTGATATTCTTGTTGatattgttgttgtaaaTGGTGTTCATGTTATCGTCATCTCTCTTTCGTCTCTTTACAGGCTGGACGGGCGTCAATGGTACGTACTCCTCGACAGGTTCGCGGAACTGGCTCTGACTGTGAACATACCTGTGGCCCCGGGGCATGCTAGGAGGCACCGAGGGAGGCGTGGGCACAGGGGTGCAATGCAAATGAGACTGAAGCTGCTGGCCTAAGCAGTAAGCAGGCAGAAAGTGGTTCACCACAGGCGCCATGGTCACCGATAGTGGAGCAAACGAAGGTACTAGAGGCACCAGCTGAGGCATCAGCATCGAAGGAGGAGTAGGCATGACTGGTGCCATGTTTATCTTCTGAGGAGCAGGAGGAGCAGCAGATGCCTGGTGTGGTAGAGTTACACTAACTGGAGGAGACGGTATAGCTGTAGAAGGAGAAACAGCAGATCCCACACAAGGCGAGCTCTCGTCAACTTGGGTGCGAAGCTGTTGAAGCCAATACTGGTCCACATGGGCAAAGCGGCTCCACAACTTCTTATCATGAGTCGTGCCCACTGAGTAGCCCAAGGCGCTGAGGAAATGGCTCTCTAGCTGGTTCAAGAAGGCAAGTGTGGGCGCCAACCGGGAGCACTTTGCCAAAATCGAGTGCCACGTCTTTATCGTATAGCTCTGGTCGTTCATGTACTTGTTGgccaaaatcaacgagGCGATCATCGCATAGTAGGCGGTGTTCAAAGCACAAGTGTCCCCCAAGCAAAGCGAGTTCACCGTGTTGGCCTTGTAGCGGTCCAAGAGCACCAACGATAGCGCCAAGTTGGCCAGCAGAATGTCTAGAGTTTCTAGCACCTGGACAAAGTCTGCCACCTCGCTGGCAGACGCCAGAGACACCTGCTGAGACGAAGGGTCTTGTAGAAGGTGTAGACAGCATGCCACGTAGGTTTCAGCTAGCGTGGACATTGCAGGCTGTTAAAAATGTGAATGGAGGTAAAGAGTGGACGGGCCAGGCCAGATATAGGGATATGAGACTATTGAATGCCAATTGTTTTAGGGTTGTAACATTTGTACGGTGATGGGCATTGGGCACTTATATCAATTAAGCATGAATCCATTTACAGGAAACAAACGATCATCGCTGCAGCAGGCAAGAAAAATGCAGTGAGGTAAAAAGAATGAATGAAAGAATGAATGCAATAGCCAAAAGCTGCAATGAATGCAACCGGAGCTCCCACTAAAACTCCCAATCGCACATCGCGCTGCTGCTGtgctgccgctgccgcCGGCTTCTAGGGGCAAAAAGGCTGTCCAAGGCGCCTGCCTGCCTGTAAAAAGGTGCAGCGGCGGCGAAAACCACAAAATAAAAATTAAACTTAGGAGACCACGCCGCTCAAAATAGCACAAAAGCCGGGCCAGACGAGGTGGGCAGTGGGCAGTGGGCAGTGGGCAAAAGGCAAGTGTGCAATAAGCCTGGGAGCTGCCAGAAAGGCAGGAAGGCAGAGAGGCAGGCTCCACCGGCACCGCGAAGCCCTGGGCCCAGTGGCTACAGGACACACGCCAGACAAACGGATTACGACACAGGCCTAGTGGTGCGATTGCCTCTGTGTGGCTTGGAAAGAGGACACCGTGAGGGAGGAGGGGGGGAAAAAGCGTGGGAGGGAGCCGATTCAGACGAATACAGTGATATCACCGGTGACGACACGCCTGGAACGGTACTTACGTGACAGGATGCCTTTGgctgcttgagcttctatttgattttttctATTTGTGTATTGTTTGCTCCCCTTCGTCCCATCGTCACTTGTTCCACCTGCTTCCATCCTGTCCAGTTCCGCTCACTATCCGCTGTCTACCCGCCAGTTTCCGCAGCCTGTGCGCTCGTTTTTGTTgcgatttttttttagccTCAATCCGCTGGCCTTTCCACACTACTACCGCCCTGCCGCTTTTCTTGCCTCTATTTGCTTCTGCCCGCACCTGTCGCCCTCTCCTTTCCTGCCTTGGCCCATCCACCCAGAGCTTCGCAAAGTACACTCCTCGCTTCTCTCTTGTTTCTCTCGCATGCCTATTGGCCAGTTGGAACGCTGTGTATTCCATGACATTATTCCTTCTTGATACCTCACAAACGTACGAGCCCTTCCACATGTCGAGCGATGGTGACGCCGCCAGTGTAGCAGAACGCTGTGCCGCTGACACTAAGTGTGTCTCCTCACAGTCATGGCAAGCCAAAAACCCGGGAAtttttccattttgcatcGATGCTTCTACCGACCCCAACACAGCTCTAGATCTCTTCGGGCTTTGGCTGGGAccacaatttttttttttttaatttttttttgggggCATTCCTGTTTGGCCTTTGCCGCTGGCAGGTAGGTCTTTGTTCTCACTGTTTGACTGGAGAGATGCGTCAAGGCTGTCTCCCCAGCCCGCGTGACCTGGAACTGCCAACATCTCCTTTGCCCACCTTCTACGCGAGCCGCGCCGCCTACATGCTTGCCTGGCGGCTTGTCTGCCTGCCTTTCGGATCCGGGTGCAAATTCCTCACCAGCTTGCTTGTTCCTCAACCCATCACGAGTTCTTTGCACGATCCCGATGAGCGCCCTTGTCACTCAGCGGGAAAGTGACACCGGCCCACCGAATATGACCACAAACCTGGCTGAAagtgttcttttttggccCGTTTGATCTACCTTTCTACCTCCACAACTacgagattttgcaaccagaACTGTGCCTGTACCACCGGCAGAAACACCACTGGATTTGCTGGCCGTGTCGGTACAAGCGTTGCCAGAGTTCCGTCTCGTCCGGGGCTTCCAAACACGTATCCCTAGGTACCCATGGAGACTCATTTGCCGTCTAGCGCTCATGTGTCCATATCACGGGCCTTCACTTCCACTATGCGtaagcttctttctttttcacttttgtGGTTTATCCTTGTGCATCACCCAGATGCCGGTTGGATCGGTAGAGTAGCCGGGGCCAAGAATGCGACACTGGCAAAATTATTTTTGCGAGCAAGCGGTTTGTCCTGAGGCAGCGTAATCACACCTGGCATCGCTGCCACCACCACACTTCTATCTTGAACCGTTTTGAACTGCCGCTGCCAGCTTCCATCCGACTACCAAATGATAAGAAATAATTTACATCTTCTAGGAGCCTGTACATAGTAAGAGCCAATGCCGTTTCATCGGCTACAACTATTGGGGCCAGCTCATTTACGAAGGCTATTTCTGGCATGACTTTGTCATTCCTCGTTTTTCCCATTCCTCATTTTCCATATCCCATTTGCCATTTTTCATTCCCTCACTTGTCCTCCCCATCGTCTCTTGAGTTTGCCGGCGCGCTGCGCTgctgcctgcctgcctgctCCACAGGCATAACATTGTTTCTGCTCGCTTTCCGTCCACCTGGCCCcttcttccattttcttttctcatCACCCCACGCATCTGGACGCCAAGGCACTAGTTTGTGTTTTTCCTTTCGCCATGGGTGCAAACCCCTACAAGGTTTAAGCCTTATGACCTCACTTGAAGCATAAACGTAAACGTAAACGTAAACCGGGCCGACCTCTTGTGGCTTCCGCACCCTCAGAGGAACCttattttttctctcttaCACCTGTTTTTACCTAATGTGTGCCCATAGTCTCCCGGACAAGACAATGCGCCTTTGTGCTGGAACGCTCCCTGAGTGCTAACCAAAGCAGAACAATGCACGCTGGCCCACCACACTGGCCCCAACTGTGTTTTTTCTCTCGTGCTTGGTGTTTGTGCGATCTTGCTCCTCGGGTCCCAATCGGTCTAATTGCTCTATTGTAATTCGCAAGCACGTCCAGACCTCCCAAAGTGGAGCTCTCCACACGCACTCCTAGAGTCAGACTCATGTACACTCGTCTAAGACTGTAGCAAATGATATTATTGGGCCGTTCTGTGCCTGGCGGAATCTGATACGAGCCCGGCTATAAGCTGAATTCCGGGTGGGTGCTTTACTGCTGGGTTGTACCACCTGACGCAAATTTCTCAGGCAGCACGCAGATCAGTGTGCGGGCAACAAGTGAAATTTGTCTCTAGCATACAGGGCAGttgcaatggctgcaaatgtgGTAAAGACCTTTGCAGATGCTGAAGGCGACTACGAAATACGATGTGGGTATAGGGGTTTTATCTTTGCTAGGCAAATCTTCGTAAGTAAAAGTTTCCCTCCACATAATTTGTGGGTTCTTTTGTCACAAGGAGAATTCTGCCGCCTAgcaattctttcttgacattgtttGTTGCCAGTGGCATTTCGCAGTAAGCTAGCATTTTGCCCATACTACTGATGAAATATGACATTCAATCAATGtatcctttttttttttttgatggaTACCTTGATTGAGGGTCGCTAAGGTCAAGATGTTAAACTCATTCAATTTGGATAGGTGAAATGCAACCCATGGTTGGCCTAGAGTTCAATCTCGCAAGCGTATTGTCTTCCAGGGAATAcgaaaagatcaagcagGACTGTTGATAGGCGGAGCGCTAACAACTCCATCCCACGAGTAGCGGTTGCTAGGTTTGGCATTTTCACCGGAGTTCCTCTGCACAAGATTTGCCTTGAACATTGCCAGAATGGACAATATTGACACGTAGAGGCGCTGTGGACCTTATCGTTCATTTATGCTCATTAATTCTTGATCTCACATCAATAATGCACTCTTTTAACATTATCAACGTGTCATCACTTAAGAGTAGACTTTGTGAACagattctttttcctcttgaTAAGGATATGGTTCCCTTCCATTACATTCAAAGCTTAATCTAGTTCTCAATCATATCAATTTCTCGATTTCGAAGTCTAGGTGCCTTTTCGGGGCCGTAAAGACTACCATAGTTTTTGAGTACTTTCCTTTCATTTTCAGTAAACCCAAATCATTTAAGAATCCAAAGTAACAAGTCTCGGTCAATTTCATTGTTCAAGAATGCAGTTGTTACATCCACCTGGTGGACTATCACCACTGGTCTCGCCTACTTGCTGAGTTTCTAGTCAATCCCGCCAGCACACTCCCTTAAGGCTTGAGAGGGCCATCCTCGTAGCTAGTCGCTCTTGCATTAACCATAATTAGTGTCTGAGTTTACCTCTTCTCAGCTTTTGAAGTCCCCTCGAACCTGTTCATATCAATTCGTGCCTCCACAATTCTTGTCATAGTAGCTTTTTGGGTCGTACTCATATACTGGCATTTGAGTCATCATGCTGAAAAATTGTATGAAAGATTGCCAAAGACGTGTATTCTATATTTTTTACACTCCACATCAACCTTCAATTCGGTAGATTACTCTTCTCCCTCACACTAAAACCTCTCACGGTGCATCCAAAAGTGCTACCTCGCGGCCTGCACCAGCTTATCAGATCCGAATCACGGCCCGTGGGTCCCGGGTTGATTGACATGCTACCGAGAATTAAGGGCCCTCTCGTTTGCGGGCACCAGAATCAGCGTGGCAAACTGAGAAGAGAATCAAATGGTATCGTTGAAGCTGCATTGGCAAATAATGGGATGGTTCGGCCACCGACTGCAAGCAGCCTGCCATCGTACAGTGATGGAATCCGCAGTCGGTTTTTCATGATTGAACGCTTTTCAATCTATCGATGCgcttcttcgtcatcgCCAGCTACAAACACACAAATAGAACCCTTTTTTGCTGATTAATTCGAATTTCGGCTCCATTGATTCAATTCGATCCAATCAAATTCAGACGAATCTTCAATCTTCCTCGAATCCCTCGCCACAGCATATCTCATCGTCATGtcagacgaagaaaaaaatcaggGCAACCAGCAGCCTGCAAAGGGATCCCAAGCTGAAGCAGAAAACAGACCAAACACTCAACCACACTCTGCAGAAACGCCACAGACGTTTGACGGTCTCCCGTCAATGAGAGCATACGACACAGCGTATCCGCCACTCAACCAATACTCAAGCACtcttttgctgctgctgaaacCAATTCAACCCCTCAATCCTCGCCAGACCTCGGCGTGGCTGTCAGTGCCGTCAGCAGCAACTCCAGCACCTCCCAGCTCTTTGAATCACATTATGGTTATGGGAGGCAGTGGCTCTCAAATACCTTCGACTGGCCCAGGTCTTCCACATAACAATTACTCGTATGGTATGGGTGGTAGGTATGGCACTCCGGGCGCATCCGAGTCTGCTTCTGGTCATGGCTATGGAGAAAATAACCAAGCACCAATGCATGCTTCTACAAGCACAGTAGCTGATACCCAACAAGGTGGTAAAAACTCTTCGGGCGCTGAGAGGGCTCGTTTGCGTGTCAACAAAGCTTGTGAGCGCTGCCGTAACCATAAAATTAAATGCAGCGGGGTCAAGCCATGTACCAATTGCGAGAAGCATAGCGTTGAATGTGTGTTCAGAGATGCCTCCCAGCCAGCGAAcccttcttcctcaaaagcAAACGCAGCGATGTCGTCTTCGTCGATTGCTAGCAACGATGGACAATTGTTTAATGGCgaatcttctccaaaaaagctGTATGAGTACCCTCCTCGAAAGAAACACAGACCAGACTTACTGTTTGCCAACTTTGATCCGGGACACTCGCTTTTCCAGGCTCCGGCACCTGCAACTCCTGATTACCTGTCCCACGCTCTTCctgttgttcaaaaaaattatgCGGATCCTTCTTACACGGCGTACTTGGAAAACCGAGTTCACTACTTGGAGAACCTCCTTTCAGACCATCTGAATGGCCATGCAAAGAATGTCGGGACGATTAATACAGATACCCTAGATGTTGCAGACTTGATGCGCCACACAGCTTCAAAGTGGCGTTCAAGTCGACGCCATCAAAACGCGTTGGTCATTGAGTTGTGCAAGGCCTTGTATGAGGGTCTCGATCCTGAGGCAAAGCTGAAGGTTACTGTTCCTCGAACACAATACTTTGGATGGAATCTCTCTGGTTGTAACTATATCAAACCAGAACCTCTTCCCTCTATGCCAGATCTTAAGCTTCTCAACGAAGCCACAAAGGCTCATTAcattgacttcttcttccgtGAGATAAACCCGTTATACGCAATTATTCACGAAACTGTTTTCAGAGAACAAATAGTGGCATACGATAAACAATCTAAGGCGTCCGGAACGCAAACAAATGTAACGGCGTTGTTTCTGGCCATGTTGTGTCTCGTTTACGCTTTGAGTAATCGTTTCGTACAGTTCATGAAGCCTGATGGCCCCAGTATGGAAATGCTTCGATTAGAAGAGCGGCTATTCAAGTATTCTCACAAGGTAATGCTGATTTTCAGTTTCGAATGGGAGTCATTCGAGTTAATTCAGTGCTGGATGCTTGCAACACTATACTTGCGTATCACACACAGACAAACTTCTGCCAATCAAGCATTTGGAAACGCTGTGAGCATGTGCCGTTCTATGGGCTTGTTTAGGGATAGAAAGTTAACCGCTGATGTCTCATCCTACGATTTGTTGAAAGCAAAGCGTGTATTCTTTTCGCTTTACTGTTTTGACAGGGTCATTTTTCTACAAGCTGGTCGTTATAGAGCACTCAATGAGTTTGACATAGTCCGTCCTTTCCCAAGTTTTGATTATGTGAAAGAGTCAGCAGGTGACGACTGGATTACCTTGCCTGCGTTTGCGATGATACACATCGCTCGTGTGGCCAACTTTCTACACACTAATAGTTCGGATAATTATGACTTGCTTAAATCACAACAGATAAACAAGGAGATATATCTACTTCAAGGATGGCTTGCAGAGAATGGGTTTGATGATGTTCATGATATCTTCCCGTATGAAGGCTGTGGAGGTCCTGTCTCACATATGGTCAAGGCCGTTGTTAAACTCCATTTTTATGATTTGTTGTTGGCGATTCATGGAAAGCTCCTTTTTAGTTAttttggaaaaagaattgcatCAGAGGGAATGCAAATCGAAAGAGTGGTCGAAGCCAATGAGGGGGTCATattcttgctcaacaaaCTAAAAAATGCTGACTGTCTCTATGCTCCGTGGTACTTGAATCTCCTTGTCTTGTTCAATGTCGGTATTAACTGTCTTGTATTCATCAATGCTGGTGTCTATCTTGTGGAATCTCGTCGACTCATGAAGGAGTCCATGAATCTACTCAAAACATTCCAAAACTCAGCAGTGAGGAACGAAAAAGGAAAGCTTATATTTCATGAGCGCTTTaagatggtgaaggagTGCATTTGGGTGTTCAAGATGACCAACAAGATCATGTCGCTAAGTTTCCAGAAGTCTCTTGCCGACTTTGAACAGTTTGGCACCGATCCAGGCCCTGATGAGGTCAATCAACAGTATTTCACGCAGTTTGGCCTcatgaagcagaagaaaaaggatgacttggagaagctaATGGAAGACCAGAGTAAAAGAGATTTCACCGAGAGAACAAAAAACATCAACGACGAGACTTCTCCAGGTGTCGTGGCATCCCAGCCGGCTTCTGATGCTTTTGGAAACGACAATTTCTTAAGCAACCTTCAGTGGTTTGACCAATGGCTTGACTTTAACCAAGATATGTAATGCCCAAAGCACCCCAGTTTCAGTGCTGCAGAAATAGAATAATCACAGATGAAGCTTAATCACCTATGTTTCATCAGGAGGGTACACAGCTGATTGTACGTCAGCTGGTATTGCTCGTATCATAACGCAATCTGGGGATGAAACCTGGAGTGACGGGGAGACTACGAGGAGCATGTAACGTTGCATTTTCTGCACAAAAAGGTGATCGCACAAAATTCTTAAAGTCTTTAGCACTAACTGTGAAGAACACGCTGCGAAAACTTTACCTACTCAATGGAAGTCGGAATATACAGCCGTGGGTGCGATGGAGAGACGTGGAGGAGGATGGAGTGGATGCAAAAGCATCTGGCCGGAAAAACTCCCCCTCCCAGCATACCAAGCCCCAGCCCATTCTCCATGCAGTACCTGCGTGTAGCACTCCCAAGCTTCGCAAAAACTTATACGCTCCTCGTCACCACCAAGCAGATTTCTGTATGCCGCCTCGCCAATAGCCAACGACAAAACGGTCATGGCTATCGTGGCCGAAGAAAGTCTGCGGTTATATGCAGGGTTCGCCGACTCCGAAGTGGTCAAAGAAACACAGTAAAAAATCCAAGCTTACCCATTAGGTCCCTCAAGCTGTTCAGAAGCGACACTAGAACACAGTATGCCACAGCCTTTATAGGAAAAATCAAGACGTTCTTTTTGCTCTGTCACAATTGTTGTATCCCCCAAACTTGCCCGTGGGGGGCACAGATGAGCCACCGGAAAAACTTTTCGTCCCCAGTCCAACCTCTTGCATGTAGTCACGGCGGATGGCCCACCTTGCAGCAACGCACCCTCTCTGTATAGAAACGCTCCATAATGCCCCAGCCAACaatatttctttttctacAAGTTTTTCCCGCTTCGCTTCCTTTAACCAACAATCAGAAACTCAAACCCACCACATCATCTGAAACTATCACTTCCTTCCTTTCTCATCCAAGATACTCCCTACGCCATGCCCCaagtggagaagaagaaggacgaTAGACCTTACAAGTGCACAATGTGCGACAAGGCCTTTCACAGGCTAGAGCACCAGACAAGACACATTCGAACGCACACGGGCGAAAAACCTCATCCTTGCACGTTTCCAGGTTGCACCAAGCGGTTTTCAAGGTCGGACGAACTCACAAGGCATTTGCGGATCCACAATAATCCCACCACCCGAAAGAGACCCAGCAAGTATCGTCAGGTGGACAGCAAGACCGAGCCTCAGGGGATGAACGTCAACGGCGTTCCAGTTGCTGGTATACCCGTGGGTTTCGAGGGTCCTCCAGGAGCTCAGTATTACCATTCGCTGCCTTACCCGGTATACATAGTCCAGCCGGGGGTCCAGGGGATTCAACACATTCAGGGAGTGCAACAGTTCCCGCCAGTTCAACACATCCAGCACGTGCAGCACATTCCTGGCCACGCTTATGGCGTTCCGGGACAAGCCATAGCGATCCCAGTGCCATACGATGAAAGCCTGTACCAGAGGGTGCAAAGTGCCTCACAAAATGTGTCATGTAGTGTTCCGGCTTCTCAAGGGGTTCCCGTGCACTTGCCTCCACAGCTATCGGTGTCCCCAGGTAACGGTTCTGCTGCAGTGCCAGAGAATCATCAGAGCTCCCCTCCACAGAAGAGTATGGCTCTGATTGCCAAATCAATTACTTCGAGATACGGCAACGGCCCTACGCTGTCTCCGCCTCTACCTGGAAATAGTCATTTGGGCAAGACAAACAGTCTGTGCTCCATCGGCTCTACGACAGGGAATtctttcaatttcaactCGAACAACGGCTCGACGACTAACTCGTCGGCTCCCTCGCTGGCAAACTCCCCAGAGGCTGCCAAATCCGCCAACCCAATGCACAAGAGCCTTGCGCACCCAACCGCTCTGCAAACGCCATCACTAACGAACCTCAATGAGTATTTCAACAAACTGAGGACGTTTGGCTCGAGTGCCTCACTCAACAGGCTTAAAACAAGTAGCTCTCTGGGCAATTTGGGGAGCCTAACAGGGACTCTTCTGTCTTTTCAGAGAATGACACCGCTTAAGGTTGCTTCCCCAACAGCACAGTCCACACTGGCGTTGGCGCATCTTCAGAAACCAGCGTCGCTGACCCTGCTAAATCTCGAATTTTGTCAGCCTAACAAGAAGTCGAGACCGAACTCGCCAACTGCATCTTCTGTAAATCTCTACATGACGCCAAGTGTGGATAGACATCTTGCCAACTCGCCGCCTCGTGTTCATTCTTCAATTACTACCCGTGCCGGCAATCCAGCGTTTATCATCTCGCCTAACGAGACGCCTTTGCAGACGCCATCTCATTCTCCTCCTCTCCAGCCACAGAATCCTTCAGACAAGGGCTTGAACTCTACGTATTTGATCAgtgagttggagaagcagaaagaCACACAAAGTCAGGCAGAGCACAAGACAGAGAGCATCGCTGACAACGGCACGACGCTTCCGCCGATCAGGTCGGtgttcaatttcaacaatCACGAaggtttgcagccactacACGTGAAAAGGGAACAAGCAGGTTAGGATAATGGGAAAAATGGGTTATAGAAAGATACATGTTATAAAGAAAGTATGTAGAAGCACGGAGGAGGCGCCTGCCAACAGGTGCAATAGATGGGAAGGCGCTTAAAGCTTGACAGCCATTCTTAGATGTCTTACTTTCTGTGTCTACAGCTACACTGCTGACTTGCACCTAGTTTGCTAATACTGTGGAGGAATCAGGGAAGAACCCTGGTAACGACCCTcgcaatggctgcgaaatgaAAGGTGAGCGTTGGATCTGTCAAGCCCTCACATCACGAGCAGTCACGCCATCCAAGATGGTCACTACTAAAGCACCATCAAAATAATAACCAGTGGCCAAAGCATTGCAGGCGACTCTAGAAAATGGCCACCAGAAATGTAACGAGGAAACGAAAGTCAAATGGGCGCAAGATCACCCAAGGCGGTAGGAGCCATGGCAAACACGGTGTGTGCAGGGCGGAGGtaagaaaagaaacaatcGGGGGCCTGCCGACAGAGgtaaacaaaagaaaggaaaaagagaaaagaaaaaaaagaaaaaaaaaaatgctgGAGGCAGCAAAAAGGATAGCCAACGTCGTCTCTGCTCGGCCCCTTGTGCTTGGATTCGTGGCATTCTTGTATAGGGGTGCCGGGAGTGCCGCAAGCAAAACAGGAGAAGGGTGCAAGTGACTCGATGCGCAAAGGGCCGAAGGGCACCCACGGTGCGTCGGGAGCTCTAGCGCCATGAAATAAAGGCCccagagaaaaaaaaaattggacAAGGCAGAGTAGCTTAGTAGActtcgaagaagaactcaAGTACCTATTTTGTGATGGCGATTCTCGCTGGCAAAGATCAAAGCCAGAAGCGTGACATTATCTTTCTGGCTCCTTGTGCCTTCGTGAAAAATTCCCATGACCCACCGACTGCTatctctttgctttctgCTCCTGAGGAGCTGGGCCTGGCACTGCCTGCTGGAGTCCGCGGTTTTGTGTACACAAAATTtgcacaaaaaaaaaaattacaTCGCTGGCGCCAGCTGACCCTCAGGCCCGGGATGGACGAAGGCTATATTGGCTACGGAGTGAAGAGTGATTCAGCTCTattggtgatttttttgaatgaACATGAGGGCTCCATCAAattattctt
It encodes the following:
- the CTA7 gene encoding Cta7p, whose translation is MSDEEKNQGNQQPAKGSQAEAENRPNTQPHSAETPQTFDGLPSMRAYDTAYPPLNQYSSTLLSSSKPIQPLNPRQTSAWSSVPSAATPAPPSSLNHIMVMGGSGSQIPSTGPGLPHNNYSYGMGGRYGTPGASESASGHGYGENNQAPMHASTSTVADTQQGGKNSSGAERARLRVNKACERCRNHKIKCSGVKPCTNCEKHSVECVFRDASQPANPSSSKANAAMSSSSIASNDGQLFNGESSPKKSYEYPPRKKHRPDLSFANFDPGHSLFQAPAPATPDYSSHALPVVQKNYADPSYTAYLENRVHYLENLLSDHSNGHAKNVGTINTDTLDVADLMRHTASKWRSSRRHQNALVIELCKALYEGLDPEAKSKVTVPRTQYFGWNLSGCNYIKPEPLPSMPDLKLLNEATKAHYIDFFFREINPLYAIIHETVFREQIVAYDKQSKASGTQTNVTALFSAMLCLVYALSNRFVQFMKPDGPSMEMLRLEERLFKYSHKVMSIFSFEWESFELIQCWMLATLYLRITHRQTSANQAFGNAVSMCRSMGLFRDRKLTADVSSYDLLKAKRVFFSLYCFDRVIFLQAGRYRALNEFDIVRPFPSFDYVKESAGDDWITLPAFAMIHIARVANFLHTNSSDNYDLLKSQQINKEIYLLQGWLAENGFDDVHDIFPYEGCGGPVSHMVKAVVKLHFYDLLLAIHGKLLFSYFGKRIASEGMQIERVVEANEGVIFLLNKLKNADCLYAPWYLNLLVLFNVGINCLVFINAGVYLVESRRLMKESMNLLKTFQNSAVRNEKGKLIFHERFKMVKECIWVFKMTNKIMSLSFQKSLADFEQFGTDPGPDEVNQQYFTQFGLMKQKKKDDLEKLMEDQSKRDFTERTKNINDETSPGVVASQPASDAFGNDNFLSNLQWFDQWLDFNQDM